In Camelina sativa cultivar DH55 chromosome 17, Cs, whole genome shotgun sequence, the genomic stretch tgttttgaatttgatatGTTTGGTTTTGCTGGATCTGTGAAAAATATGGTCTCTGACATGTTTAAAATTTGCAGACAACTCTGAGGATTGGGACAGCTCAGAAGTGGTGGGAGAAAGGTCTGAAAGAAAACATGAGAGAGATCTCTTCAGCTCAAGAACTCGTTGACTCTCTCACCAACGCTGGTGAtaagcttgttgttgttgatttcttCTCCCCTGGCTGTGGCGGCTGTAAGGCTCTTCATCCTAAGGTAATCCATCCatctaacttcttcttcttggattgGACTATATGTTGGGAAATGAACAAGTTTTCTCACAAGAATGGTTTGTGGATTGTTGCAGATATGTCAGTTTGCAGAGATGAACCCTGCTGTGCAGTTTCTTCAGGTGAATTACGAGGAGCACAAGTCCATGTGTTACAGCCTTGGTGTCCATGTCCTCCCGTTTTTCCGATTCTACCGAGGCTCTCAGGGTCGTGTTTGCAGCTTTAGCTGTACCAATGCCACGGTTCGTTCTCATTCACATTAATCAGGACAGAACCAATCAAAACCGTGTAAGGTGTTTGATTCTGATCCataatttgcttttgtttttcagatCAAGAAATTCAGAGATGCATTGGCAAAACATGGACCAGATAGGTGCAGACTTGGACCAACCAAAGGTCTTGAAGAGAAAGAGCTTGTGGCACTTGCTGCCAACAAAGAACTCAACTTTAGTTACACACCAAAGCCTGTACCAGCTGAGAAAGAAGCTGCCACTCCTCATTCAAACCCAAGTCTCCCTGTTCCTCTTCCGTCCATGAGCAACAACGATGGAAAAACATTGGTCTCTGCCGGGAGATAAGAGCGAGCGGATAAACATTTCCCTGTACAGTTTGCGTGGTAGTAGTAGCGGTAGTAGCTGGATATATCGCAGTACCTAAAGATGTCAGTTCTTAGAGCAGCCAGCCGGTTTAGTggggtttagtttttttcgggTCCCTTGAGCAAAATCGGCTATTGGCATCTGTGTTTTCTAGAGCAAAACCAGTTCCGATGGTTACTCGTGTTTTGCTCAGCTCTAATGGGATTGAGAGTGGAAGTTCATGCGCTTGTCTTCCACCTTCAATCAGCTTCAGTagtgttttggtttctttgtttgtttttatttgctttaaagtttttaatgtaaataaagATATCCAATGTGGATTATCATACAATGTCGTGAAGCACTCTCTATGAATTGGTATCTTTATGTAGTATATATTAAGGTTTTTCTAATGTGTTTGATGTGTTGTCTCTTTGAAGTGATTTGTAAAATTAGATCGTTGGCTAACGACTACTTCAACTAATTTGCAAAAAATAGTTAAGAGCTTATTGggatatatagtttttataacaaaatttttggttttcatgtcagtgagaagaagaaacacagaAATTGAGTGGGAGTGTTAATAAAAGGGATTGTTCTGTTACTAACTCTACTTCGAAGGCACCAAAACATACCAGAATGAATACAAGATAAGATCTTCAAAGACAGCTATAACAAGATTcgaaaaacttttaaacaaaatttctattaaaaacCCTTCACTGCTCTGCTTGGCATCCTCATCACGCAAAAAACACACGTTTCCCATATTGAAAGAGTTAAACCAGACATTGAGAAGATAATATCATCCATCGTCAACTGTTAGATGAAACTGAGCTTTCAGGTTTACAAGACACTCATTCTAGCATTTGATCGGCAGATGCAGATCCTTGGCTGCTGGCTGTCTGGTTATTCTTCTTTTTGCCTGCTAACAAGTAGGCAAAAACAACTAGTTACAACTTCCATTATCAATCAGCTAAATTGCATCAAGTAAGAAAAGGCGACTAAGAGATATCAGGCTTTAAAACAAAAGCACAAGGAATCACCTTTATTCTTAAGTTTATTGAGCTTCAAGTTCTTCTTTACGCTAAATTTTTTGGGGGATTTCTTGGTGTCTTCTGATGCAGCTGAAACCACAAGGAAGAGATGAGCTTTTGATTAACaaagacaaataataaaaattcaaagtaaCAAGAGCAATAAGAATCCAAAACAAGCCTGAATAATTTCATGAAATGCacaaaacaatatacaaaagaaaagactgCAATTAATGTTCCTCTCTGTTGTTTTGCTAATTATAACGCGAGACTGAAACTTGAAAGAAACATAAGATAAGATACAGAAGATATGAATATAGCAATACTGATGATACTATAGACTTGCATTTCTAAGCATTTTAAACTCCTAACTGCTATTTCCCCAATCGagttaaattacaaaaatttattctAGAGTTGTATATCTGAGCATTTGAAAGTATCTATCCTTAAACTGATATTTCCACAATTCGATTCAAACAAGATTTCTAATTGAAAACTTCATCCAAGCTCAGTAGCTTTAGTAGTAAGTACCTTCAGAAGCAGCCATCTCTACATCTTCCATGGTAACAAGACCCTTGTCCACCA encodes the following:
- the LOC104755039 gene encoding thioredoxin-like 1-1, chloroplastic, which codes for MAEVISKTSLFIGACGNHHRVDDFSVSPVSFGGFGLKKSFSCLKVNNQKPLLRSVFHGRQIVLGEGAQTESFKRSSSSITAQTTLRIGTAQKWWEKGLKENMREISSAQELVDSLTNAGDKLVVVDFFSPGCGGCKALHPKICQFAEMNPAVQFLQVNYEEHKSMCYSLGVHVLPFFRFYRGSQGRVCSFSCTNATIKKFRDALAKHGPDRCRLGPTKGLEEKELVALAANKELNFSYTPKPVPAEKEAATPHSNPSLPVPLPSMSNNDGKTLVSAGR
- the LOC104755040 gene encoding uncharacterized protein LOC104755040 isoform X2 — encoded protein: MAKYNEIAKKKREAKADRKRAIHGDPLTNKLKTRVPVPSVSGKRQRKLLRKWRREQKDMVDKGLVTMEDVEMAASEAASEDTKKSPKKFSVKKNLKLNKLKNKGKKKNNQTASSQGSASADQMLE
- the LOC104755040 gene encoding uncharacterized protein LOC104755040 isoform X1, which translates into the protein MAKYNEIAKKKREAKADRKRAIHGDPLTNKLKTRVPVPSVSGKRQRKLLRKWRREQKDMVDKGLVTMEDVEMAASEAASEDTKKSPKKFSVKKNLKLNKLKNKAGKKKNNQTASSQGSASADQMLE